GCGGTCGCCGGCGTCTACCGGCACGCGGGGGGATTCGCCTTCGTGTTCGACGACGGCGGCTTCATCCTCGGCAACCCCCGCGTCACCGGCGGCCTGAGCGTCGAGAGCGCCCGTTGGGCCCTCACGGCGACCTACACCGCGAACTGGCACCCGCTCACCTGGCTCTCCCACCTGCTCGATGTCAGCCTCTTCGGCCTCCGGCCCGGGCCCCCGCACCTGGTCAACGTGGTCATCCACGCGGTCAACACGGTGCTCGTGCTCCTGGTGCTGCGCCGGCTCACGGGGACGCTCTGGCCGGGCGCGTTCGCCGCCGCGCTCTTCGGGGTGCACCCGCTCCACGTCGAGTCCGTGGCGTGGGTCTCGGAGCGCAAGGACGTGCTCAGCGCGCTGCTGTGGCTGCTCGCGACCGCGGCCTACGTCCGCTATGCCGCCCGACGGAGCGTGGCGCGGTACCTGCTCGTCTGCCTGCTCTTCGCCCTCGGGCTTGCGGCCAAGGCGATGGTGGTCACGCTGCCGGCGGTCCTGCTGCTGCTCGACTTCTGGCCGCTGGGCCGCCTCGGGCCCGCCGCGCGCGGCGGCGGCCGCTGGCGCGCGCCGCTCCTCGAGAAGGTGCCGCTGCTGGCGATCTCCGCCGCCGGCAGCCTGCTGGCGATCTTCGCCCAGCGCGACAGCGGCGCGCTCGCCTCGGGCGAGGTCTACCGCCTGGCCTGGCGCGCGGCAAACGCGGCGATCTCCTACGCCGTCTACCTTGGCAAGACGCTCTGGCCCGCCGGCCTCGCCGCCTACTACTCCTTCCGCCTCGAGGCGCCGCCGGCCTCGGAGACGGCGGCGGCGGCGCTCCTGCTGCTGTGCCTGTCCGCCGCGGCGCTCGCGCTCGCGCGCCGCGCGCCCTGGCTGGCAGCCGGGTGGGGCTGGTACCTCGTCACGCTCCTGCCCGTCATCGGCCTGATCCAGGTCGGCGGCCAGGCCCGCGCCGACCGCTACCTCTACCTGCCCATGATCGGCCTGGCGATTGTCGCGGCGTGGGGTGCGCCGGCCCTCGCCGCGCGCCTGCATCGCGCCCCGACGGCGCTGGCCGCGCCTGCGGCGGTTGCGCTCCTGGCCCTCGCCGCCGCCGGCTCGCTCCAGGCCGGCTACTGGCGCTCCAACGAGACGCTCTTCCGGCACGCCCTGGCGGTGACGCGGGACAACTGGCTCGCGCACAGCTTCCTCGGCGCGGAGGCGCGCAAGCGGGGCGACGCGCAGGCCGCGGTCGCGCACTACCGCGAGGCGGTCCGGGGCAACACCGCCTCGGCGGACATGCGCTACAACCTCGGGCTGGCCCTCGCCGAGGCCGGCCTCACGGCCGAAGCCATCAGCGAACTGCGCATGGCGCTGCACCTCAACCCCGCGAAGGCGGAGGCCACGCTCCTGCTCGCGCGTTCCCTCGCGCTCGCCGGCGACGTGCCGGCGGCCCTCGCGACGTTCCGCGCCGCCGCGCGCCTGATGCCGGACCGCGCCGACGTCTGGAACGACCTGGGCAACGCGGCCTTCCGTTTCGGGGCGCTGCCCGAGGCCGAGGCCGCGTTCAGCCAGGCGGTGCGCCTGCAGCCGGGCTCCCCGCTCTACCGGTGGAACCTGCAGCAGGCGCAGGCGCCCCGGGCCCGTTAGGGCGAGGGCTGCCGGTGCGTCGCGGCGCCCTCTGCCTGGTCCTCACCGCGGCGACCTTCGCGATCTTCTCCCGCACCGGCGCCAACGAGTTCCTCCTCTACGACGACGCCCAGTACGTCGTCATGAACCCGCGCGTCGCCGGCGGACTCTCTGCGGCGGGAGTGCGCTGGGCCTTCACGGAATTCCACGCCTACAACTGGCACCCGCTGACGTGGCTCTCGCACATGCTCGACGCGCAGCTCTTCGGCGGCGACCCGCGCGGCCCGCACCTCGTCAACGCCGGCCTGCACGCGGCCGCGGCGGTGCTGCTGTTCCTCGCCCTGGAGGCGGCGACGGGCGCGCTGGCGGCGCCGGCCTTCGTCGCGGGCGCGTTCGCCCTGCACCCGCTGCACGTCCAGTCGGTGGCGTGGGCGGCCGAGCGCAAGGACGTGCTCTCGGCCCTCTTCTGGTTCGCGGCCCTGCTCGCCTGGGTACGCTACGCGCGCCGGCCCGGCCTCGCGCGCTACCTCGCGGCCGTTGCCCTCTTCTCGCTGGGGCTGCTCTCGAAGCCGATGGTCGTGACGCTGCCGCTCGTGCTGCTGCTCCTGGACTTCTGGCCGCTTGGACGCGCGCCCGGCTTCCCGAAACCGCGGGCGCGAGCCGGCGGGGACGGCAGCTGCCCGGCCTGGGGTCGCCTCGTCCTGGAGAAGGCGCCGCTCGCGGCGCTCGCCGCGGCGGCGGCCCTGCTGGCGTTGCGCGCCCAGGCCGCGGGCGGGTCGATCAACCGCCTGTACCCGGCGTCGCTCCGGGCGGAGAACGCCCTGGTCTCGCTCGTCGCCTACCTCGGCGGGGCGCTCTGGCCCGCCGGCCTCGCCGTCCACTATCCCTACCCCGTCGACGGCATCCCGTGGTGGGGCGCCGCCGGCGCCGCCCTCCTGCTGGCGGGGGTCACGGCGGCCGCGGCGCGCCGGCTGCGCGACGCGCCCTGGATGGCCACGGGCTGGGGCTGGTACCTGGTGACGCTGCTGCCGGTCATCGGGATCGTCCAGGTCGGCAACCAGGCCAGGGCCGACCGCTACACCTACCTGCCGCTGACAGGCGTCTTCCTGGCCGTCGCGTGGGGCTGCGGCGGCGTCGCGCGGCGATTCCGCCGTGGCCGCGCCGTCGCCGCCGCCGCGTGCGCCCTGCTGGCGGCGTGGGCCGCCGCCTCGTGGGCGCAGATCGGCTACTGGCACGACGGCGTCACACTCTTCACCCGCTCGCTCGCGGTCACGCGGGACAACGGCGACGCGCGCTACCAGCTGGGGCAGGCCCTGCTGCGCCAGGGGAGGTTCCCCGAGGCGCTGGCCCAGTTGACGCGGTCCGTGGAGCTGAACCCCGCGGACCCGCACGCGCAGAACGACCTCGGGGTGGCGCTCTCGCGCACGGGAGGCCGCGCGGCCGCGGTCGCGGCGTTCAGGCGCGCCATCGAGCTCTCGCCGACGTACGCGGACCCGTACCTGAACCTCGCGACGGCGCTCCTTTCGCTGGGCGAGCGGACGCAGGCGCTCTCGGTCTGGCGGGAGCTGCGCGCGGTGGACCCCGAGGCCGCGGAGCGCCTCGCGCCGTTCGTCGGCGCGGGGGGGGCGCCGTGAGAGCCGCGCCGGCCGCCGGCGCGGCGCTGCTGCTGCTGGTGCTGGTGCTCGTCTGCTTCCTGCCCGTCCTGGACAACGGCTTCGTCAACTACGACGACGACAAGTACGTCACGGCCAACGCGAACCTGGACGCGGGGGCGGCGCACATCGCCCGCTGGGCGTTCACCGGCTTCACCGCGTCCAACTGGCACCCGCTCACCTGGCTCTCGCACGCGCTCGACGTCGCCCTCTTCGGCAGGGTGCCGCGCTGGCACCACCTCGTCAGCCTCCTGCTCCACGTCGCGAACACGCTGGCGCTCTTCCTGCTGCTGCGCCGGCTGACCGGGGCGGTCTGGAGCAGCGCCTTCGCGGCGGGGGTCTTCGGCGTCCACCCGCTGCACGTCGAGTCCGTCGCCTGGGTGGCCGAGCGCAAGGACCTGCTCGCCGGGCTTTGCCTGTGGCTGGCGCTCCTGGCGTACCGGCGCTATCTGGCGCGCAAGAGCGCGCCGCGCTACCTCGCCGTGCTGCTCCTGCACGGGCTCGGGCTGATGGCGAAGCCGATGCTGGTGACCCTGCCCGCCGTGCTGCTGCTGCTCGATTTCTGGCCGCTCGGGAGGCTGCGCCCGGGCGCGGCGTCGGGCGGCGGCGCCGGTGGCCGCGAGCCGCCGGCACGGGTGCTCGCGGAGAAGCTCCCCTTCCTCGCGCTGTCGGTCGCGTCGGTCGCCGTGACGCTCGTGGCGCAGGCCCGGGGCGGGGCGATGAAGAGCCTCGAGGAGTACCCCCTCGCGCAGCGCGCCGGCAACGCGCTGGTCAGCCTGGCGCGCTATCTCGACAAGGCGCTCTGGCCGCGCGACCTCGCCGTCTTCTACCCGCACCCGGGCGCAGCGCTCGGCACGGCGGCGGTCCTTGCGGCCGCGGCGGCGCTCGTCGCCGTCACGCTCATGGCCGTGCGCGGCGCGCGCAGCCGGCCGCACCTGGCCGCCGGATGGCTCTGGTACCTGGTCACGCTCTCGCCGGTGCTGGGCGTCGTCCAGGTCGGTGCGCAGGCGATGGCGGATCGCTACATGTACATCCCGCTCGCGGGGCCGGCGATCGCCGCCGCCTGGTGGCTCGCCGCCGCGGTGCGGCGCAGCAGGCACGGCGAAGCGCTGGCCGCCGCGGCGTGCACGGCGATCCTCCTCGTCCTCGGCGCCCAGGCGCGCAGCCAGGTCGGCGTCTGGCGCTCGAGCGTCACGCTCTTCGAGCACGCCCTGGTCGCGACGCGCGAGAACTACGTGGCGCACGACAACCTGGCCGTCGCCCTCGCCGAGGCAGGGCGCACGCGCGAGGCGCTGCTCCACGCCCTGCAGGCCCAGCGCATCCGACCCGACCGGGAGCCGGGGCGCTACCTGGACCTCGCCCGCGCGCTGATGGGGCAGCGGTTGTACCCGGAGGCGGTGGAGGCCCTCGGGATCGCCCAGCGCATGCTGCCGGGCGACGACCAGGTCCGCCAGCTCATGGTCGTGGCGCGCGCGACGGCACTGAGGCATGCGCCCGCCGGCCCGCCCGTCTCGCCTGCCCCGCCGGGCCGCTGACGCCAACGGCCGCGGCGGAACGCTTGACGAATGCACCGGCGGCTTCTACCTTCCGGGGAGGTCCGCCGCCGGCCGGGAGGTGATCCTTCAGAGTGCCTGTTCCGTCGAAGAAGCCTGCGAGAGCGCCCTCTGGCCCGTCGGGCCTGGCGCGCGTCGCCGTCGCCGCCCACTGCCTCGTCGTCGCCGTGGCGGCGGTGCTCGCCCTCTGGCGACCCGCGCCGGTCGAGGAACGCATCGAGGGCCCGCTCCTCGACCTGCGCTTCCACGCGCGCAACGCCTGGTGGCAGCTCACGGGGGCCGACGCCGACTGGCGCCGGCGGCCGCGCGCGGGCGGCGGCTCGGCGACCCAGTCCCCGCGCGTCGTCGTCGTCGCGATCGACAAGGCGAGCGAGGACCGCTACGGCGCCTGGCCCTGGCACTCCGTGCGCATCAGCGCGCTGCTCCAGAGGATCGCCGGCGGCGGGCCGCGGGCGATCGCGCTCGCGCTCGCCCCGCCCGGGGAGGGCGAGCCGTGGGAGGACCGCAGCTTCGTCGAGGCGCTCTCGGGGCTGCGCGGCCGGATCGCGGTCGGCGTCGACTTCAGGACCGGGACGGCGCGCGCGGGCGAGGACCCGGCATGGCTCGGCGAGTCGGTGATCACGCGCGTCGAGCAGCCGCGGCTGCTCGAGCCGCTGGAGGCCGCGGGCCCGCTGCCGGGGTACGGGCCGGCCGCGCGGGCCGCGTCGGTGGGTCACGCGCGCTACGAGCGCGACGGCAGGGGCGTGGCGCGCCGGGAGATCCTCTACCTGCGCTACGACGGCGCCTTGGTCCCGTCGCTCGCCCTGCAGGCCGCGCGCCTCGCCGAGGGGCTGCCGGCCGGCGCGGTGGGGATCCGCGGAGACGGGTCTGTCTCGTTGGGCGGCACGACGATCCCCGCCGACCGGCGCGGGCGGCTCACCGTCAACTACTACGGCCCCGAGGGGTCGCTGCCGCGATACGCGGCGACGGCGGTCCTCGAGGGCGACACGGACCCCGGCGCCTTCGAGGGCGCGGTCGTCTTCGTCGGCACGACCGGCATCGCCTCGTACGACCTCGTCGGGACCCCGTTCACGGACGAGCTGCCCGACGTGGAGCGCAGCGCCACCGTCGCGGCGAACATCCTCCGCCGCGACTTCCGCCGCGAGGCCTCCCCGGGCCTCAACGTCCTGGTGGTGCTCGCCGCGGGCGCCGCTGTCCCCCTGCTCTGCCGCGGGCGCCGCGGCGCGCTCTCGCTGCTGGCCCTGGCCGCGCTGGCGGCGGCGCTCGCCGCCGGCGCCACCGGGCTCTTCCTGCGCGGGGTCGACGTGGCGCTGTGCTATCCGCTCGCGCTCGTCCTGGCCACCGGTGGCGCGACCGTCGCGCGCCAGTTCCAGGCGCAGCGGCGGGTTGCGCGCCGCATGCGGGGGCTGTTCTCGAGCTACGTCACCGAGCGCGTCGTCGAGCGGCTCATCGCGGACCCGGCGATGGCGCGGCTCGGCGGGGAGCGCCGCGAGGTGTCCATCCTCTTCGCGGACATCCGGGGCTTCACCGGCTTCTCCGAGAAACACCCGCCCGAGCGCGTCGTCGCGACGCTCAACGAGTACCTCGGGGCCATGACCGAGGTCGTCTTCCGCTGGGAGGGGACCCTCGACAAGTTCATCGGGGACACCATCCTCGCCTTCTGGGGCGCGCCGCTGCCGCAGGAGGACCACGCCGAGCGCGCGCTGCGCTGCGCCCTGCACCTGTGCTCCCGGCTCGACCGGCTCAACGCCGCGTGGACCGCGGCGGGACGGCCTCCGCTCGAGATCGGCATCGGGGTGACCAGCGGCACCGTGCTCGTGGGCAACATCGGCGCCGAGGGCAAGAAGATGGACTACACCGTCATCGGCGACCAGGTGAACCTCTGCTCGCGCGTCGAGGAGCTGACGAAGCCGCTGCGCGCCCGGATCCTCATCGCGGCGGGCACGTTCGAACGCCTGCGACCGCTGCTCGCAGGCCGGGGCTTCGGGCACGTCGTCCTCGAGGGCCCCGTGCAGGTCGCCGTCAAGGGCAGGGAGGAAGCCGTCGGCGTCTACCGCGTCACGCCGCGGGACCACGGCGAGCCGTCCGAGGTCATCGGCGGGGGCGACGTGCCGCAACCCGGGGGGTGAGGGCCCGCTTCCGCTTTGTCTTCGCCTGGCGCCTGTGCTACGGTACGGGCAGTGTCTTTCCGACAACGAAGGAGGCAACCGACCATGCTTGAGACTCGCCCCGCCGCGCGACGCACGTTGATCGCGCTCCTGCCGGCCCTGGCCATGCCCGCCGTGGCCGCCGCCCAGTGCCCGTCCGCCGAGCAGGTGAACGCCAATATTCTCGAGGTCTTCAAGCGCCCGGGGATCGAGGTCAGGAAGGTCTCCCCCTCGCCCGCCAAGGGCCTGTGCGAGGTCATCGTCTACTTCCAGGGCAAACCGAACGCGCTCTACGTCGACGCGGCCGGCGGCTTCTTCGTCACCGGCCACCTCATCGACGTCAAGAACGGCAGGGACGTCACCGAGGAGACGCTCTCCGCGCTCAACAGCCTTTCCCCCGAGGACATGAAGAAGGTCGAGGGCCTGGTCGCGATGACGGTCGGCACGAAGGGGCCGGTCGTCTACTTCGTGACCGACCCCCAGTGACCGTACTGCAAGAGGGCCGGTGCGGCCCTCAGGGAGCTGGCCGACAAGGGCGAGGTGCAGGTGAAGGTGCTGCTCTTCCCGCTGGCAATGCACAAGGGCGCGCGCGAGCAGTGCGTCGCGGCGTACTGCGACAAGAAGAGCTTCGAGGAGCTCGAGAACGGCTACACGTCCGACAACCAGTGCGCGGCGGGGGCGAAGCTCGTCGACGACACCATCGCCCTGCTCTCGTCGAAGGGGGTCTCCGGGACGCCGACGTACCTCTTTGCGGACGGGCGCTACCAGTCGGGCGTGCTCGAGGCTGACGGCCTGCGCCAGCGCCTCGGGCTCGCGACGGCGCCCAAGCCCCCCGCCGAGGGGGCGCCCCCGGCGCCGAAGAAGCCGGCCGCCCCGCCGAAGAAGTAACCGGCGACGGCGCGGCCGCGGCGGCCGCGATTCAGAGAAGCCGCGCGAGGGCCTCCTCGAACGCCCTGATGGTGTAGGGCTTGGGGATGAACGCGGCGAAGCCCGCCCCCGGCCAGTCGGCGACGGCGGGGTGGTCCACGTGCCCGCTCGAGAGCGCCGCGCGCACCCCCGGGTCGATCTCGCGCAGCCGCGCGAGCGCCTCGGGCCCGCCGAGGCCGCCGGGGACCGTCAGGTCGAGCACGACGGCGTCGAACGACCGCCCCGCCTCGAGCGCGATCTGGTACTGCACGATGGCCTCTGCGCCCGAGCGCGCCAGCGTCGCTGCGTAACCCAGGCGCCGGAGCACCGCGCCCGCCATGTCGAGGACCAGCGGCTCGTCGTCCATCACGAGCACGCGCCCCTTCGCGGGCCCCTCCGGCGCGCGCTCCTCCGGCCCGGAAATGGACTGCCCCCCCGGCCCGCCCGCGCCCTCCGGCGCCGGCTCCTCGTCCTCCTCCTCTTCCTCGTCCGGCTCGCGGGCAGACTCCGGCAGGTAGACCGAGACCGTCGTGCCCGTGGCGGGGCTGGACTCCGCGGTCATCGTCCCGCCGTGGTTGCGCACGATCGAGAAGCTGACGGCCAGACCGAGCCCGCGGCCCTTCACGGTGTCCATCTCCTTGGTCGAGAAGTAGGGATCGAAGATCCGGGAGAGGTGGTCGCGCTCGATGCCGCTGCCGCAGTCGTGGAAGTCCAGGCGCAGGTAGCGGCCGGCCGGGAGCCCCTCGATCCCGCCCTCGGCGACCTGGAGGGCACGCGCGCCCACCCGCAGCTCCCCGCCGCCGGGCATCGCCTCGCGCGCGTTCTGCACGAGGTTGTGGATCACCTGCCGCATCTGCCCCTCGTCGAACTCGACCGCGGGAAGGTCCTCCGGCAGATCGAAGACGCAGGAGACGTTGGACCCGGTCGCCGCGAACGAGACGGTCTCCCGCAGCGTGCGCGCGATGCTGGCGACGCGCTTGACGGGGTGCCCGCCCTTGGAGAAGGTGATCAGCTGGCGCGTGAGGTCCCCCGCGCGCAGCGCCGCCTCCGAGGCGTGGTCGAGGGCCTCCGCCGCGTCGGGAATCGTCCCGGCGAAGAGCCGCGCCAGGTCGAGGTTCCCGAGGATGATCGTGAGCAGGTTGTTGAAGTCGTGCGCCAGGCCGCCGGCGAGCACGCCGATGGACTCGAGCTTCTGCGCCCGGATCCGCTCCTCCTCGAGGCGGCGCTGCGCCGCGAGGTCGGTGGTGATGCCGACCATCGCGATGGGGCGGCCCGCGTCGTCGCGGACGAGCGAGGCGGTCAGCCAGAAGGCAGCGCGCTGCCCGTCCTTCGTCCCGGTAACCTCGCCGGCCCAGGAGCCGGCCCGCATGATCCCGGGCATGATCATGCTCGCGACCCGCTCCGGGAACTGGTGCATCTCGGCCACCCCCCTGCCGATGTACGCGCCGGGGTCGGGGCCCCACGTCGTGCGGCCCGCGGGGTTGACGTAGAGGATCCGGCCGTCGAGCCCGACGATGTAGAAGCCCTCCGCGGCGCCCTCCACCGCCGCGGCGAACAGGCGCAGGCGGTCCTCGTTGCGGGTGCGATCCGTCACGTCGCGCAGCAGGGCGCACGTCCAGAGCCGCCCGCCGCGCTCCACGGCCGACATCGCCAGCTCCATCGGGAAGCTCTCGCCGTCGCTGCGCCTGCCCTGGGTGACGAGGCGCCGTCCGGCGGGCACGCCCCGCCCGCCGCCCAGCCATGCGCGGTGCTCTGCGGCCAGGTCCCCGGCCTTGTCCGGGGGGACGAGCAACGCAATGGCCTCGCGCCCGAGCACGTCCGCCGCGGGGTGACCGAATATCCGCTCCGCCGCCGTGTTCCAGTAGCGCACCCGTCCCTCCGGATCGAGCATCACGATCGCGTCCGGCACCGCCGCGGCGATCGACGCGAGCAGCCCCTGGCTCTCGCGCAGCTCGGCGTCAGCCCGCGCGCGTCCTGCGGCCTCCGCCTCCAGGCGCGCATGGCTGAGCGTCAGGTCGTGCCGTAGCGCGATCTCCTGCGCGATGCGCCGCCGGTTCAGCCAGTTCACGAGGACGAGCGCGCCGAGGAACGCCGCGAACAGGACGACCTCCACGGCGGTGGAGCCGCCGGGAAGCGGCGCGCCGGGGAAGAGCATCGGGCCCACATACGCGGCGAACGTGGCGCCGGCGACCGCGGAGGCGACCGCCGGGCCGGCCGGGACCAGCCCCAGGACCGTGACCGCCACGAGCACCAGGCCGATCACGTACGGCGACTCATGCCCGCCGAACTCCAGGATCATCGCCTCGAGGACGGCGACGGACGCCAGCACTCCCAGGAGGATCGCCGCCCGGACCGTCGCCCGGGGCCGCGGCCGTCGCAGGAAGAGCCCCACGGCGACGAGCCAGGCCGAGACCGCGCACCGGTAGGCGAGGAAGCGCAGCGCGCGCCCCGGGACGGCGTAAAAATCGAGCGGGCCGAGCGCCAGGCACATGGCGGCCCCGATGAAGGCCGTCCGGGCCGCCCACTCCTGGACGATCCGGTCGAGTTCCCGTCGGACGCCGGCCGACTTCTGTTCCACGGTCGCTACGGCGGGTCAGAAGCTGAAGTCGAAGGCCTTCGGGTCCACGCGCGCCTTCCGCAGCACCGCGAAAGTCGGGGCGAAGTCCATCCCCGTGGTGGCGACGAAGCCCTTGCAGCCGAAGGCGCGCCTCGCCGCCTCCGCCTTCTCGCCCGTGTCGGCCTCGAGTCCGAGGAGGGCCTTCGCGATCAGCGCGCCGACCTTCTCGAACACCACCGGCGGCATGATGAACGTGTTGTCCGGGTGCTCCTCGGCGCCGGAGCCGACGAGCGCGAGGCCCGGGCGCTCCGTCGGCGAGAACACCGTGCTCTTGACCACCGCGTAGTCGGCCGTCCCGGCGGCCACCGCCTCCAGCGCCGCCTGGTGCGAAGCCACCGGCACCGGCGTCCACACGCTCTCGGGCGCGTCCCCCGGCGCGAGCAGGCCGCGGAGGAAGACCTCGCCCGCGGAGGCCAGCGGCGTGAACGCAACGCGCCTGCCCCTGAGATCGTCGACCCCGCCGAACGGCTTCGTGCCCTCCTTCGCGACGATGGAGGCGTGATAGGTGGACCCGCCGTTCGCGGCCAGCGGCCGGGCGACCGGCTTCGCGAGCCCCTTGGCGATGAAGACCGCGGCGACGAAGGAGCCGGAGAACATGCCCTCGACGTCGCCCTGCTTGAACAGCCGCGCGGCCTCGGGGTAGTCCTTCGCGATGCGCAGCTTGATGTCGCCGAGCAGGGGGTTGACCGAGCGCAGGTACTCGCCGAGCGCCTCGTACCTCGGCCGCTCCTTCTCGGCGTCGAGCGGCGCCATGACGACGAAGTGCAGGGTCTCCGCGGCCCGGGCGGCCGGCGCGGCGGCCAGCGCGAGGCACGCCGCGAGGATCACCATGGCTCTCTTCATCCCACGTCCCTCCCTCGTTGCCCCGTCCGGATCTGCCGTGCGCCCGATGCGCCCATTGTGGCACCGCCCGGGACGACCCTCAAGCCTCGCGAGCCGCAGGGGCAGCGCAATGACTGACGCACATCGTGATAAAATATACCGATAATGTTTGGAATCTACCGCACGCTCCTCGCGCTGCTGGTCGTCACCACCCATCTCTACGGCCTGTTCTTCAACGGGATCTACGCCGTCTTCGGCTTCTACCTGCTCAGCGGGTTCCTCATGACGATGATCATGCACGAGACCTACGGCTACACCCTCCCGGGGCGCTGGCGGTACCTCGTCAACCGCTTCCTGCGGATCTTCCCGCCGTACTGGGCGGCCATCGCGCTCACCGTCGTCCTGATCCTCGTCTTCGGCGAGGGCGCGCTCACCCGCTTCCACCGGGCGATCTATCTGCCGCGCACGGCCGGGGAGATCCTGCGCAACGTCTTCCTGGTCTTCCAGAAGGACTCGCTGCCCCGCCTCTCCCCCGCGACCTGGGCGCTGACCGTGGAGCTCACCTACTACCTGCTGATCTGCCTGGGGATCAGCGCCACCAGGAGGCGCGCCGGCGCGTGGGCGGCCGCCAGCGTCCTGTACACGGCGGGCGCGCTGGCCTTCGCGAAGAGGGGCAGCCTGCCGGCGCTGACCTACTCGAGCATCCTCGCGGGCTCGCTGCCGTTCTCGCTGGGGAGCTTCCTGTACTTCGTGGCGCGCGAGCGCAGGTTCGAGGGGCTCTTCCGCAGGAGCCTGCTGCTGCGCCCGGAGGCGCTGACGGTCGCGCTGCTCGCCAACATGACGCTCTTCACCGCCCTGGCGCGCGCGAAGAAGTCCTACACGATGCTCGGCTTCACCCACGGACTGTACGTGAACCTGGCCATCGTCCTGCTCCTGACGCTGAGCCTCTTCCACGGCAAGGGGTACGCGGGCACCTCGGCGCGCTGGGACAAGGCCATCGGGGACTTCAGCTACCCGGTCTACCTGCTCCACTGGCAGACGGGCTTCCTCACCTCGATCGCCGTCGTGGGCCGGCCGTTCCACGGGTTCGGCGGGAGAGGCCTCCAGAACCTCCTGGTCGCGATTCCCGCCGTCCTCCTCCTCTCCTTCCTGTTCATCCGCGCGATCGACGGGCCGATCAACCGCCTGCGCCGGCGGGTGAAGGCCGCGGGGGCGGACGAGGGCGGGCGCGCGAAGGGCGAGGCGCCGCTCGCCCCTGCGCCGAGCTCCGCGCAGGGGTGAGCGGCGCGGAGGCGGCGCGTCGTGAGCGGGAGATGACCGCGAAGCGGCGCGTGGCGGCGATCGGCCTCGGCCTCGCCGGCGCGATCCTGCTCGCCTACCTGCCGGTCCTCGGCAACGGTTTCGTCAACTTCGACGATTACGCCTACC
Above is a genomic segment from bacterium containing:
- a CDS encoding PhnD/SsuA/transferrin family substrate-binding protein yields the protein MKRAMVILAACLALAAAPAARAAETLHFVVMAPLDAEKERPRYEALGEYLRSVNPLLGDIKLRIAKDYPEAARLFKQGDVEGMFSGSFVAAVFIAKGLAKPVARPLAANGGSTYHASIVAKEGTKPFGGVDDLRGRRVAFTPLASAGEVFLRGLLAPGDAPESVWTPVPVASHQAALEAVAAGTADYAVVKSTVFSPTERPGLALVGSGAEEHPDNTFIMPPVVFEKVGALIAKALLGLEADTGEKAEAARRAFGCKGFVATTGMDFAPTFAVLRKARVDPKAFDFSF
- a CDS encoding acyltransferase, whose product is MFGIYRTLLALLVVTTHLYGLFFNGIYAVFGFYLLSGFLMTMIMHETYGYTLPGRWRYLVNRFLRIFPPYWAAIALTVVLILVFGEGALTRFHRAIYLPRTAGEILRNVFLVFQKDSLPRLSPATWALTVELTYYLLICLGISATRRRAGAWAAASVLYTAGALAFAKRGSLPALTYSSILAGSLPFSLGSFLYFVARERRFEGLFRRSLLLRPEALTVALLANMTLFTALARAKKSYTMLGFTHGLYVNLAIVLLLTLSLFHGKGYAGTSARWDKAIGDFSYPVYLLHWQTGFLTSIAVVGRPFHGFGGRGLQNLLVAIPAVLLLSFLFIRAIDGPINRLRRRVKAAGADEGGRAKGEAPLAPAPSSAQG